Proteins from a genomic interval of Microbacterium imperiale:
- the tsaD gene encoding tRNA (adenosine(37)-N6)-threonylcarbamoyltransferase complex transferase subunit TsaD, with the protein MSPAIRRDEPLVLGIETSCDETGIGIVRGRTLLSNTIASSMAEHARYGGVVPEVAARAHLEALQPAIEAAVAEAGVELSDLDAVAVTSGPGLAGALMVGVGAAKSLAVALDKPLYAVNHLVGHIAADILTGDDVEYPTVALLVSGGHTSLLLVRDLVSDVEMLGETMDDAAGEAFDKIARILGLPYPGGPEIDRAAATGDPNAIRFPRGLSRASDMAAHRYDFSFSGLKTAVARWIEQREAAGEPVPVADVAASFREAVVDVLVTKALDACAQHGVPRLLLGGGVIANRRLREVALERAAAAGVAVRIPPLSLCTDNGAMIAALAAELIAGGAAPSTLAFGADSTLPVTEIQVRG; encoded by the coding sequence ATGAGCCCCGCCATCCGCCGTGACGAGCCCCTCGTGCTCGGCATCGAGACGAGCTGCGACGAGACCGGGATCGGCATCGTCCGCGGCCGCACGCTGCTGTCGAACACCATCGCGAGCTCGATGGCCGAGCACGCGCGGTACGGCGGCGTCGTGCCCGAGGTCGCGGCGCGAGCTCACCTCGAGGCTCTGCAACCCGCGATCGAAGCGGCGGTGGCCGAGGCCGGCGTCGAGCTGAGCGATCTCGACGCGGTGGCCGTCACGAGTGGTCCCGGGCTCGCCGGCGCGCTGATGGTCGGCGTGGGCGCCGCGAAGTCGCTCGCCGTCGCGCTCGACAAGCCGCTCTACGCCGTCAACCACCTCGTGGGCCACATCGCCGCCGACATCCTCACGGGTGACGACGTCGAGTACCCGACTGTCGCGCTGCTGGTCAGCGGCGGGCACACGTCGCTGCTGCTCGTGCGCGATCTCGTGTCGGACGTCGAGATGCTCGGCGAGACGATGGATGACGCCGCGGGCGAGGCCTTCGACAAGATCGCCCGCATCCTCGGCCTGCCCTATCCCGGCGGGCCCGAGATCGACCGCGCCGCCGCGACGGGCGACCCAAACGCGATCCGCTTTCCGCGCGGGCTCTCGCGAGCCTCCGACATGGCGGCGCACCGCTACGACTTCTCGTTCTCGGGCCTGAAGACCGCCGTCGCCCGCTGGATCGAGCAGCGCGAGGCGGCGGGCGAACCCGTCCCGGTCGCCGACGTGGCCGCGTCGTTCCGCGAAGCGGTCGTCGACGTGCTGGTGACCAAGGCGCTCGACGCCTGCGCGCAGCACGGGGTGCCGCGCCTGCTGCTCGGCGGCGGCGTCATCGCCAACCGGCGCCTGCGCGAGGTCGCGCTCGAGCGCGCCGCCGCGGCGGGCGTCGCGGTGCGCATTCCGCCGCTGAGTCTGTGCACCGACAACGGCGCCATGATCGCCGCCCTCGCTGCCGAACTGATCGCCGGGGGCGCCGCGCCGTCGACCCTCGCGTTCGGCGCCGACTCCACACTTCCGGTCACCGAGATCCAGGTCCGGGGATGA
- the tsaE gene encoding tRNA (adenosine(37)-N6)-threonylcarbamoyltransferase complex ATPase subunit type 1 TsaE, protein MDEYLGQREVTSAEDMEAWGREIGARLRAGDLVVLTGPLGAGKTTLTRGIGAGLGVRGPIQSPTFVIARTHPSLVDGPPLVHVDAYRLGSPAELADLDLDLDASVTIVEWGHGMVDGLRDSWWEIELERGWSGTGLDNACGTSGPAAAEMADAAPRIVTVTRRP, encoded by the coding sequence ATGGACGAATACCTCGGGCAGCGCGAGGTCACCTCGGCCGAGGACATGGAGGCCTGGGGTCGCGAGATCGGCGCACGTCTGCGCGCGGGCGACCTCGTCGTGCTGACCGGCCCGCTCGGCGCCGGCAAGACGACGCTGACGCGGGGCATCGGTGCGGGCCTGGGCGTGCGCGGTCCCATCCAGAGCCCGACCTTCGTCATCGCCCGGACGCATCCCTCGCTCGTCGACGGGCCGCCGCTCGTGCACGTCGACGCCTACCGCCTCGGCTCGCCCGCCGAACTGGCCGACCTCGACCTCGACCTCGACGCGAGCGTCACGATCGTCGAGTGGGGCCACGGGATGGTCGACGGGCTGCGCGACAGCTGGTGGGAGATCGAGCTCGAGCGCGGCTGGAGCGGCACGGGCCTCGACAACGCTTGCGGCACGAGTGGGCCGGCGGCGGCCGAGATGGCGGATGCCGCTCCGCGCATCGTCACGGTCACTCGACGCCCCTGA
- the rimI gene encoding ribosomal protein S18-alanine N-acetyltransferase, whose translation MTLRAATRDDLDAIMALEESAFPSDAWSRTAMAAEIASPHGRYLVDDESGRVVGYGGVRAVVGAGDADIQTIALHADVRGTGRGRALLRALLDEARERRARQVFLEVRADNPVAQRLYASEGFVEIARRPRYYQPDDIDAIIMQLNLPQPGTAGKADR comes from the coding sequence GTGACGCTGCGCGCGGCGACACGTGACGACCTCGACGCGATCATGGCGCTCGAGGAATCCGCGTTCCCGAGCGACGCCTGGAGCCGCACGGCGATGGCCGCCGAGATCGCCTCGCCCCACGGCCGGTACCTCGTCGACGACGAGTCGGGCCGGGTCGTGGGCTACGGGGGAGTGCGCGCCGTCGTGGGCGCCGGCGACGCCGACATCCAGACCATCGCCCTCCACGCCGACGTGCGCGGCACCGGCCGCGGTCGAGCGCTGCTGCGCGCGCTGCTGGACGAGGCCCGCGAGCGGCGCGCCCGACAGGTGTTCCTCGAGGTGCGTGCCGACAACCCGGTCGCGCAGCGCCTCTACGCCTCCGAGGGGTTCGTCGAGATCGCCCGCAGGCCGCGGTACTACCAGCCCGACGACATCGACGCGATTATCATGCAGCTGAACCTCCCGCAGCCGGGAACAGCCGGGAAGGCCGACCGATGA
- a CDS encoding esterase/lipase family protein, which yields MDLGRRSRALVRAVLRVRAPGFRRRSRWRFAVALATVAVLASTATLAPAAASSAFAPASAPVSAAAGDRVIRFSDAVDTDARAVLLVHGWLSTTLPATVGAGAFARSPFARPVQWRDGSGARSGRGMSASLQQRLEAIPGTAVYAFDYSANSAGWVGANGSADNLAGAIRTIAASVHGPVDIVTHSMGGLALRYALRDAPDVAALVGQVVTVGTPTQGSDIANVAVDIAAAIRTTMSTLPVLQNLLLPWIGAVCNNQLASDALDGCDLPPVIRTGIAALGPGGTALRAGSVDLADLPDWPPGLRVHAIAGSAVVSLPLGRGATWDVALGDGLVAETSALADADEVTVVTCRTELEPGLAGVSSVLSGEVAAPPFGGACGHDAIFANLEVVDAVLEALGQAPVPARG from the coding sequence ATGGATCTGGGGCGGCGTTCGCGCGCGCTCGTGCGCGCCGTACTCCGCGTGCGCGCGCCGGGGTTCCGCCGACGCTCCCGCTGGCGGTTCGCCGTCGCGCTGGCCACGGTCGCTGTGCTCGCGAGCACAGCGACCCTCGCTCCCGCCGCGGCGTCGTCGGCGTTCGCGCCCGCGAGCGCCCCGGTCTCGGCGGCCGCCGGTGACCGCGTCATCCGCTTCTCCGACGCCGTCGACACCGACGCCCGCGCCGTGCTGCTCGTGCACGGCTGGCTGAGTACGACGCTTCCGGCGACTGTCGGCGCGGGAGCGTTCGCGCGCTCGCCGTTCGCCCGCCCGGTGCAGTGGCGTGATGGCTCGGGAGCCCGCAGCGGGCGCGGGATGTCGGCGTCGCTGCAGCAGCGCCTCGAGGCGATCCCCGGTACGGCGGTCTACGCGTTCGACTACTCCGCGAACTCGGCGGGATGGGTGGGCGCCAACGGCTCCGCCGACAACCTCGCCGGCGCCATCCGCACGATCGCGGCGTCCGTGCACGGCCCCGTCGACATCGTGACCCACTCGATGGGCGGGCTCGCCCTGCGATACGCGCTGCGTGACGCGCCCGACGTCGCGGCGCTCGTCGGGCAGGTCGTCACGGTCGGGACGCCGACGCAGGGATCCGACATCGCGAACGTCGCCGTCGACATCGCCGCAGCCATCCGGACGACGATGTCGACCCTGCCGGTGCTGCAGAACCTCCTGCTGCCGTGGATCGGCGCCGTCTGCAACAACCAGCTCGCGAGCGACGCGCTCGACGGCTGCGACCTGCCGCCGGTGATCCGCACGGGCATCGCCGCGCTCGGACCCGGGGGCACGGCGCTCCGGGCGGGGTCCGTCGACCTCGCCGACCTGCCCGACTGGCCACCCGGTCTGCGGGTGCACGCGATCGCCGGCAGCGCCGTGGTCTCGTTGCCGCTCGGCCGCGGCGCCACGTGGGACGTCGCCCTCGGCGACGGCCTCGTCGCCGAGACGTCTGCGCTCGCCGACGCCGACGAGGTCACGGTCGTGACGTGCCGTACCGAGCTCGAGCCCGGCCTGGCCGGCGTGAGCAGTGTGCTCTCGGGCGAGGTGGCGGCACCGCCGTTCGGCGGCGCATGCGGGCATGATGCGATCTTCGCCAATCTCGAGGTCGTCGACGCGGTCCTCGAGGCCCTCGGCCAGGCGCCCGTGCCGGCGCGAGGCTAG
- the tsaB gene encoding tRNA (adenosine(37)-N6)-threonylcarbamoyltransferase complex dimerization subunit type 1 TsaB yields the protein MILGIDTSIGTAVAVVDPDGAVRAEAVSPDTRGHAEVIGELIVRALSAAGLSGPDITAVAAGMGPGPFTGLRVGIAAARAFALGRGIPLVPVASHDAAALARMRPGSGFAAPLEGEPIAIVTDARRRELAVSVYRVEGGLPVRIVDPHLVPRASTDVVPLFGASAGELDETTRISAVALARIAASRLRAGDLADAVVEPLYLRAPDVSVPAGPKKVGS from the coding sequence GTGATTCTGGGCATCGACACCTCGATCGGCACGGCCGTCGCGGTCGTCGACCCGGACGGCGCCGTGCGGGCCGAGGCGGTCAGCCCCGACACCCGCGGCCATGCCGAGGTCATCGGCGAGCTGATCGTGCGTGCCCTGTCGGCGGCCGGTCTCAGCGGCCCCGACATCACCGCGGTCGCCGCGGGGATGGGCCCGGGCCCGTTCACGGGGCTGCGCGTCGGCATCGCGGCGGCCCGTGCCTTCGCGCTCGGTCGCGGCATCCCGCTCGTCCCGGTTGCGAGCCACGACGCGGCGGCCCTGGCGCGCATGCGTCCCGGCTCCGGCTTCGCGGCCCCCCTCGAGGGCGAGCCGATCGCGATCGTCACCGACGCGCGGCGACGCGAGCTCGCCGTCTCGGTCTACCGGGTCGAGGGCGGACTGCCCGTGCGCATCGTCGATCCGCACCTCGTCCCGCGCGCCTCGACCGACGTCGTGCCGTTGTTCGGCGCGTCGGCGGGCGAGCTCGACGAGACGACGCGCATCAGCGCCGTCGCCCTCGCGCGCATCGCCGCGTCGCGGTTGCGCGCGGGCGACCTCGCCGACGCCGTCGTCGAGCCGCTGTACCTGCGCGCCCCGGACGTGAGCGTCCCCGCCGGCCCGAAGAAGGTGGGCTCGTGA
- a CDS encoding ABC transporter substrate-binding protein produces the protein MGVLTRSRTAKVIGGIAVIGASALVLAGCAGGSDPAASGDAGGDAADFPIDCAEAEPASYTPEYTSTSTGPGTDLTYTIGTALPQTGNLAFLGPPEISATEFAASQINAAGKGITIDLKQGDSGDTDNKAYETEIPRLLGEGATAIVGAASSGTSLQFIDQVIAANAIQFSPANTSAAFTGYEDKGLYWRTAPSDVLQGEVLGNLIGADGNETLGMIVLNDSYGTGLACFTKAAFEAAGGEVVATSLYNTGDTNFSAQVEDVLAAGPDAIALITFEEVKTIIPELIGADVAPEKLYFVDGNLANFTDDFEPGTLAGAKGTYPAVDPATISSFRDELQTFWTGAGNAELQDFTYAPESYDAVVLLALAALQAGSTAGPDVAANLQAVSGGAGEGTKCTTFAECADLIIAGEAADYDGVSGPITFNEVGDPTEASIGVFEYGDDNNYEFVRVG, from the coding sequence ATGGGCGTTCTCACCCGTTCCCGCACCGCGAAGGTCATCGGCGGCATCGCCGTGATCGGCGCGAGTGCACTCGTCCTGGCCGGATGCGCCGGCGGCAGCGACCCGGCTGCCTCGGGCGACGCCGGCGGCGACGCGGCCGACTTCCCGATCGACTGCGCCGAGGCCGAACCCGCGTCCTACACGCCCGAGTACACCTCGACGTCGACAGGTCCCGGCACCGACCTCACCTACACCATCGGCACCGCGCTGCCCCAGACCGGCAACCTCGCCTTCCTCGGCCCGCCCGAGATCTCGGCCACCGAGTTCGCCGCGTCGCAGATCAACGCCGCCGGCAAGGGCATCACGATCGACCTCAAGCAGGGCGACTCGGGCGACACCGACAACAAGGCCTACGAGACCGAGATCCCTCGACTGCTGGGCGAAGGTGCCACGGCGATCGTCGGTGCGGCATCCTCGGGCACGTCGCTGCAGTTCATCGACCAGGTCATCGCGGCCAACGCGATCCAGTTCTCGCCCGCCAACACCTCGGCTGCCTTCACCGGCTACGAGGACAAGGGTCTGTACTGGCGCACCGCCCCCTCCGACGTCCTGCAGGGCGAGGTGCTCGGCAACCTGATCGGCGCCGACGGCAACGAGACGCTCGGCATGATCGTGCTGAACGACTCGTACGGCACCGGTCTGGCCTGCTTCACGAAGGCCGCGTTCGAGGCAGCGGGTGGCGAGGTCGTCGCGACCTCGCTGTACAACACCGGTGACACCAACTTCTCGGCTCAGGTCGAGGACGTGCTGGCCGCCGGCCCCGACGCGATCGCGCTGATCACGTTCGAAGAGGTCAAGACGATCATCCCCGAGCTCATCGGTGCCGACGTGGCTCCCGAGAAGCTCTACTTCGTCGACGGAAACCTCGCGAACTTCACCGACGACTTCGAGCCCGGCACCCTCGCCGGCGCGAAGGGCACCTACCCGGCGGTCGACCCCGCGACCATCTCGTCGTTCCGCGACGAGCTGCAGACGTTCTGGACCGGGGCCGGCAACGCCGAGCTGCAGGACTTCACCTACGCGCCGGAGTCCTACGACGCGGTCGTCCTGCTCGCCCTCGCGGCGCTGCAGGCCGGCTCGACGGCGGGCCCCGATGTCGCAGCGAACCTGCAGGCGGTCTCGGGCGGTGCGGGCGAGGGCACGAAGTGCACCACCTTCGCCGAGTGCGCCGACCTGATCATCGCCGGTGAGGCCGCCGACTACGACGGCGTCTCGGGACCGATCACCTTCAACGAGGTAGGCGACCCCACGGAGGCATCCATCGGTGTCTTCGAGTACGGCGACGACAACAACTACGAGTTCGTCCGCGTCGGCTGA
- a CDS encoding holo-ACP synthase — translation MIVGIGVDLVDVPRFERSLERTPRLLDRLFSPGERALKPRSLAARYAAKEALIKALGGSEGVHWVDIEVTSEASGRPVFALSGETARTVTGRGVTALHLSLSHDANLATAYVVAEAAA, via the coding sequence GTGATCGTGGGCATCGGCGTCGACCTCGTCGACGTGCCGCGCTTCGAGCGTTCGCTCGAGCGCACCCCGCGTCTGCTCGACCGACTCTTCTCGCCGGGCGAACGTGCGCTCAAGCCCCGCTCGCTCGCGGCCCGCTACGCCGCGAAGGAAGCGCTCATCAAGGCGCTCGGCGGCTCGGAGGGCGTGCACTGGGTCGACATCGAGGTGACCTCCGAGGCATCCGGGCGGCCCGTGTTCGCGCTGAGCGGCGAGACGGCTCGCACGGTGACGGGCCGCGGCGTGACCGCGCTGCACCTGTCGCTGTCGCACGACGCGAACCTCGCGACCGCCTACGTCGTGGCTGAGGCGGCGGCATGA
- the glmS gene encoding glutamine--fructose-6-phosphate transaminase (isomerizing): MCGIIGYVGPRPSQDILISGLARLEYRGYDSAGIAVIDGDGGLGTRKRAGKLQVLRDDLAAHPLAEGTTGIGHTRWATHGGPTDANAHPHLADDDKLAVIHNGIIENFAELKAELVDAGHTFRSETDTEVAAALLGREYAASGDLVEAFRATVSRLEGAFTLLALHRDQPGLVVGARRNSPLVIGLGDGENFLGSDVAAFVEHTRHALAIGQDEIVAITPDEVTVTDFSGDAVDVEPFEVVWDAAAADKGGWSSFMAKEVSEEPEAVANTIRGRVHDGLVQIPELDGLDELFTGIDRIIVIACGTAAYAGMVGKYALEQWARVPVDVELAHEFRYRDPVIGERTLVVSISQSGETMDTLMAVKFAREAGAKTLSICNTQGATIPRESDAIVYTHAGPEVAVASTKAFVAQITALYLLALHVGRVRGALDADTIAAQVAQLEAVPEKIARVLATEQEHIEQFAHWMADTRSVIFLGRHVGYPIALEGALKLKEISYIHAEGFAAGELKHGPIALIEPGQPVFVMVPSPSSSPLLHAKVVSNIQEIRARGARIIAVAEEGDAAVLPFADEVLRIPLAEPLFEPLLAVVPLHIFAMGLATAKGLDVDQPRNLAKSVTVE, from the coding sequence ATGTGCGGAATCATCGGCTACGTGGGCCCCCGGCCCTCGCAGGACATCCTGATCTCGGGCCTGGCCCGTCTCGAGTACCGCGGCTACGACTCCGCCGGCATCGCCGTCATCGACGGCGACGGGGGCCTGGGCACCCGCAAGCGCGCGGGCAAGCTGCAGGTGCTGCGCGACGATCTCGCCGCCCACCCGCTCGCCGAGGGGACGACCGGCATCGGCCACACCCGGTGGGCGACGCACGGCGGCCCGACCGACGCCAACGCGCACCCCCACCTGGCCGACGACGACAAGCTCGCCGTCATCCACAACGGCATCATCGAGAACTTCGCCGAGCTGAAGGCCGAGCTCGTCGACGCCGGCCACACCTTCCGCAGCGAGACCGACACCGAGGTCGCTGCCGCTCTGCTCGGCCGCGAGTACGCGGCATCCGGTGACCTCGTCGAGGCCTTCCGCGCGACGGTGTCGCGTCTCGAGGGCGCGTTCACCCTGCTCGCGCTGCACCGCGACCAGCCGGGCCTCGTCGTGGGCGCCCGTCGCAACTCGCCCCTCGTGATCGGCCTCGGTGACGGCGAGAACTTCCTCGGCTCCGACGTCGCCGCGTTCGTCGAGCACACCCGCCACGCCCTGGCGATCGGTCAGGACGAGATCGTCGCGATCACCCCCGACGAGGTCACCGTCACCGACTTCTCGGGCGACGCCGTCGACGTCGAGCCGTTCGAGGTCGTCTGGGACGCCGCCGCGGCCGACAAGGGCGGCTGGTCGTCGTTCATGGCCAAGGAGGTCTCGGAAGAGCCCGAGGCCGTCGCCAACACGATCCGCGGCCGCGTCCACGACGGTCTCGTGCAGATCCCCGAGCTCGACGGTCTCGACGAGCTGTTCACCGGCATCGATCGCATCATCGTCATCGCCTGCGGCACCGCCGCCTACGCCGGCATGGTCGGCAAGTACGCCCTCGAGCAGTGGGCCCGGGTGCCCGTCGACGTCGAGCTCGCGCACGAGTTCCGCTACCGCGACCCCGTGATCGGCGAGCGGACGCTCGTGGTCTCGATCAGCCAGTCCGGCGAGACCATGGACACGCTCATGGCCGTGAAGTTCGCGCGCGAAGCGGGCGCGAAGACGCTGTCCATCTGCAACACCCAGGGCGCGACCATCCCGCGCGAGTCCGACGCGATCGTCTACACGCACGCCGGTCCCGAGGTGGCCGTCGCCTCGACCAAGGCCTTCGTCGCGCAGATCACCGCGCTGTACCTGCTCGCCCTGCACGTGGGCCGGGTGCGCGGTGCCCTCGACGCCGACACGATCGCCGCGCAGGTGGCGCAGCTCGAGGCGGTGCCCGAGAAGATCGCCCGCGTGCTGGCGACCGAGCAGGAGCACATCGAGCAGTTCGCGCACTGGATGGCCGACACCCGCTCGGTGATCTTCCTCGGCCGTCACGTCGGCTACCCGATCGCCCTCGAGGGCGCGCTCAAGCTCAAGGAGATCTCGTACATCCACGCCGAAGGCTTCGCCGCCGGTGAGCTCAAGCACGGTCCCATCGCCCTCATCGAGCCGGGTCAGCCCGTGTTCGTCATGGTGCCCTCGCCCAGCAGCTCGCCGCTGCTGCACGCCAAGGTCGTCTCGAACATCCAGGAGATCCGCGCCCGCGGCGCCCGCATCATCGCGGTCGCCGAAGAGGGGGATGCCGCTGTGCTCCCGTTCGCCGACGAGGTGCTGCGCATCCCGCTGGCCGAGCCGCTGTTCGAGCCGCTGCTCGCGGTGGTGCCGCTGCACATCTTCGCGATGGGCCTCGCGACCGCGAAGGGCCTCGACGTCGACCAGCCGCGCAACCTGGCGAAGTCGGTCACGGTCGAGTGA
- the groES gene encoding co-chaperone GroES: MSVSIKPLEDRIVIKQVEAEQTTASGLVIPDTAKEKPQEGEVVAVGPGRIDDNGNRVPLDVAVGDRVIYSKYGGTEVKFGADEFLVLSARDVLAVVVR; the protein is encoded by the coding sequence GTGTCGGTTTCCATCAAGCCGCTCGAGGACCGCATCGTCATCAAGCAGGTCGAGGCCGAGCAGACCACCGCGAGTGGTCTGGTCATCCCCGACACCGCCAAGGAGAAGCCCCAGGAGGGCGAGGTCGTGGCCGTGGGCCCCGGCCGCATCGATGACAACGGCAACCGCGTTCCGCTCGACGTCGCCGTCGGCGACCGGGTGATCTACAGCAAGTACGGCGGGACCGAGGTCAAGTTCGGCGCCGACGAGTTCCTCGTCCTGTCGGCGCGCGACGTCCTCGCCGTCGTCGTCCGCTGA
- the rarD gene encoding EamA family transporter RarD, producing MTPLDPARERTLGGVYAFAAYVLWGFMPLYFLLLAPMGPFEVVSWRILFSLVFCAVLLTVLRTWRKLIAILRTPRLVLWTIVAGILIYINWQVFLISTLTGHVIEGSLGYFINPIVTVLLGVLVLKERLRVAQWVAIGIAVVAVGVIVVGYGAFPWIALMLAASFGTYGLVKKQIGPSVDAVSGLTLESLWLAPIAIVQAIVVAVTGGLVLGTVSPGHTALVTLAGVVTAVPLLFFAAGARRSSLTVIGLLQFVAPILQFITGAWILGEPMPLERWIGFSLVWLALVVLSVDSLRAARRPRRATDADDVAPVV from the coding sequence GTGACACCCCTCGACCCCGCCCGCGAACGCACGCTCGGCGGGGTCTACGCTTTCGCCGCGTACGTCCTCTGGGGCTTCATGCCCCTGTACTTCCTGCTGCTGGCGCCGATGGGCCCCTTCGAGGTGGTGTCGTGGCGCATCCTGTTCTCGCTCGTGTTCTGCGCCGTGCTGCTCACCGTGCTGCGCACCTGGCGCAAGCTGATCGCCATCCTGCGCACGCCGCGACTCGTGCTGTGGACGATCGTCGCCGGCATCCTGATCTACATCAACTGGCAGGTGTTCCTGATCAGCACCCTGACCGGTCACGTGATCGAGGGCAGCCTCGGGTACTTCATCAACCCGATCGTCACCGTGCTGCTGGGCGTGCTCGTGCTGAAGGAACGGCTGCGCGTGGCGCAGTGGGTCGCGATCGGCATCGCCGTCGTCGCCGTGGGCGTCATCGTCGTCGGCTACGGGGCGTTCCCCTGGATCGCGCTGATGCTCGCCGCGAGCTTCGGCACGTACGGTCTCGTGAAGAAGCAGATCGGCCCGTCGGTCGACGCGGTCAGCGGCCTCACGCTCGAGTCGCTCTGGCTCGCCCCCATCGCGATCGTGCAGGCGATCGTCGTCGCCGTCACCGGTGGACTCGTGCTCGGCACCGTGAGCCCGGGGCACACCGCCCTCGTGACCCTCGCCGGCGTCGTGACCGCCGTGCCGCTGCTGTTCTTCGCCGCCGGAGCCCGCCGCAGCAGCCTGACGGTGATCGGACTGCTGCAGTTCGTCGCGCCGATCCTGCAGTTCATCACCGGCGCCTGGATCCTCGGCGAGCCGATGCCGCTGGAGCGCTGGATCGGGTTCAGTCTCGTCTGGCTCGCGCTCGTCGTGCTGAGCGTCGACTCGCTGCGTGCCGCGCGTCGACCTCGCCGCGCGACCGACGCCGACGACGTCGCTCCCGTCGTCTGA
- the alr gene encoding alanine racemase has protein sequence MSPASRRPLREALVDVDAIEQNVRHLRRMVQTEVIAVVKADGYGHGAVRAAEAALAGGASRLGVADIGEALALRAAGITAPVVAWLHAPDEDFRTAAEHGVELGISSFAQLQAAAAAASGEQPVGVHLKVETGLGRNGVEPHEWRRVCAEAARLERVGRLRVVGVFSHLSNTSADDDRAALGRFHAALDEAAEVGLTPPLRHIAASHAAIALPEARLNCVRLGIAVYGLSPIAGRDSADLGLRPAMTLRTAVAAVRRVPAGQGVSYGYTHRAATETTLALVPLGYADGVPRHASGRGPVVIGGRRYTVAGRIAMDQFVVDVGDADVSVGDEAILFGDPTLGAPSAADWADAAETIDYEIVTRIGARVHRTTVTSERGEDRR, from the coding sequence ATGAGCCCGGCGAGCCGCCGTCCGCTGCGCGAGGCGCTCGTCGACGTCGACGCGATCGAGCAGAACGTCCGGCATCTGCGGCGGATGGTGCAGACCGAGGTCATCGCCGTCGTGAAGGCCGACGGGTACGGCCACGGGGCCGTGCGCGCCGCTGAGGCCGCGCTGGCGGGCGGAGCGTCCCGGCTGGGCGTCGCCGACATCGGCGAGGCTCTCGCGCTGCGGGCGGCGGGCATCACGGCCCCGGTCGTGGCCTGGCTCCACGCCCCCGACGAGGATTTCCGCACCGCTGCCGAGCACGGCGTCGAGCTCGGCATCTCGAGCTTCGCGCAGCTGCAGGCCGCTGCGGCCGCGGCATCCGGTGAGCAGCCCGTGGGGGTGCACCTCAAGGTCGAGACGGGGCTCGGACGCAACGGCGTCGAGCCGCACGAGTGGCGTCGCGTCTGCGCCGAGGCCGCACGGCTCGAGCGCGTCGGGCGGCTGCGGGTGGTCGGTGTGTTCAGCCACCTCTCCAACACGAGCGCCGACGACGACCGCGCCGCGTTGGGCCGGTTCCACGCGGCGCTGGACGAGGCGGCCGAGGTCGGGCTCACACCGCCGCTGCGTCACATCGCCGCCTCGCACGCGGCGATCGCGCTGCCCGAGGCCCGGCTGAACTGCGTGCGATTGGGCATCGCGGTGTACGGGCTGTCGCCGATCGCGGGACGCGACTCGGCTGATCTCGGGCTGCGCCCGGCGATGACTCTGCGCACCGCGGTGGCCGCGGTGCGGCGGGTGCCGGCCGGCCAGGGTGTCTCGTACGGCTACACGCATCGAGCCGCCACCGAGACGACGCTGGCGCTCGTGCCGCTGGGTTATGCCGACGGCGTGCCCCGCCACGCGTCGGGTCGCGGACCCGTCGTGATCGGTGGGCGCCGGTATACCGTCGCCGGACGCATCGCGATGGACCAGTTCGTCGTCGACGTGGGTGACGCCGACGTCTCGGTCGGCGACGAGGCGATCCTGTTCGGCGACCCGACTCTCGGCGCTCCGAGCGCGGCCGACTGGGCCGACGCCGCCGAGACGATCGACTACGAGATCGTGACCCGGATCGGTGCCCGCGTGCACCGCACCACGGTGACGTCTGAGAGAGGGGAGGACCGACGGTGA